A window of the Falco rusticolus isolate bFalRus1 chromosome 1, bFalRus1.pri, whole genome shotgun sequence genome harbors these coding sequences:
- the EMC6 gene encoding ER membrane protein complex subunit 6 → MAAVVAKREGPQFISEAAVRGNAAILDYCRTSVSALSGATAGILGLTGLHGFIFYFLASVLLSVLLVLKAGRRWNKYFKSRRPLFTGGLIGGLFTYVLFWTFLYGMVHVY, encoded by the coding sequence ATGGCCGCCGTGGTGGCCAAGCGCGAGGGGCCGCAGTTCATCAGCGAGGCGGCGGTGCGGGGGAACGCCGCCATCCTGGACTACTGCAGGACGTCGGTCTCGGCCCTGTCGGGCGCCACGGCGGGGATCCTCGGCCTGACGGGCCTGCACGGCTTCATCTTCTACTTCCTGGCATCCGTCCTCCTCTCCGTGCTCCTGGTGCTGAAAGCCGGCCGGCGGTGGAACAAGTACTTTAAATCCCGACGGCCGCTTTTCACGGGGGGGCTTATAGGGGGGCTCTTCACCTACGTCCTGTTCTGGACTTTCCTGTACGGCATGGTTCACGTCTACTAA